The proteins below are encoded in one region of Lytechinus pictus isolate F3 Inbred chromosome 11, Lp3.0, whole genome shotgun sequence:
- the LOC129270837 gene encoding uncharacterized protein LOC129270837 isoform X3, whose translation MFAPRTPQNGSRNQPRTSSSKANKNQSKPRCEAWVPLNGWEQSDDAESDVFYLAIDAWAKRNSKIKADAPKGVPSSKLWEPFLCTTDNQCTGILDFEAFVNVSLSLHKDVDVKQEECRQDEKNNFGRDLKNDSSKTTKADAKDDGIGNEVAEVKIQNEQPSKMCQSDKKEHDQSTKEEKCNEDEKMKNHLNKTIGTDTNKDDNSCKEKIVHLDTPDKVTKDFRNVEHKDTQSSENLGLGSHDPRPLEGADGEVVSSEGVPDWNARNGASHSAPVSRTQQREPLKRRLGSAGTKSAEDRLRITALKKATKTKVNSKKVSIPANPVKISYAHSGNARPGIFAGDLLMGEMSDSAENTHIESQIDDTPRRTSLDNRLLIEEAINDSKKINYMTKTSVVSIGDLLSTAPRLERRLGKHSKGRESMYAAMANENEDASSRDSFGTLSSSPRPPEDIRSPSTSSLPPVPVTSRHTTPVRDVHSSEGRKPGSKQAVNLHSAKIPVISYRKGVSRDFEMDEEGDKANRERETDLADVRYIKRLLKSALSRGKSRVHSADHVRQIPQVNDTTTHQTTKSGGKKDEQKSKLQVECDRDKNRLVSQVLGKHRSMRRGPPAFRPQSFKTPLQRAVENAHKRMYGQHYYLFNNSGASGTENGEDMRNGMESAKTLRAQSANGETTNAYVWKENIESQQRHRRKANTTSVQIGEVHDIRWRHSTHPLTALSSVVEHYVNQSLGADYSGTEKARAKTTNGHAGYNVSDFKPNFRRDTLKTERRKTIQR comes from the exons caagCCAAGATGTGAGGCTTGGGTTCCCCTTAACGGATGGGAGCAGAGCGATGATGCAGAGAGTGATGTCTTTTATCTAG CCATAGATGCCTGGGCCAAAAGAAACTCGAAGATTAAAGCAG ATGCCCCAAAAGGGGTTCCTTCCTCCAAGTTATGGGAACCTTTCCTGTGCACAACTGACAATCAGTGCACCGGCATTCTGGATTTTGAAGCTTTCGTGAATGTCAGCCTGAGCTTGCACAAAGACGTTGACGTGAAGCAAGAGGAATGTCGGCAAGATGAAAAGAACAACTTCGGCAGAGACCTTAAAAATGATTCAAGTAAAACGACCAAAGCAGATGCCAAGGATGATGGTATTGGGAATGAGGTTGCCGAAGTTAAGATCCAGAATGAACAACCAAGCAAAATGTGCCAATCGGACAAGAAAGAACATGACCAATCAACCAAAGAGGAGAAATGCAATGAGGACGAGAAAATGAAGAATCATTTGAACAAGACGATCGGTACTGATACTAACAAGGATGACAACTCGTGCAAGGAGAAGATAGTCCACTTGGACACACCCGACAAAGTTACAAAGGATTTTAGAAACGTAGAGCACAAAGATACACAGTCCTCGGAAAACCTTGGTTTGGGCAGCCATGATCCTAGACCTTTGGAGGGTGCGGATGGTGAGGTAGTCAGCAGTGAAGGTGTACCTGACTGGAACGCACGCAATGGTGCATCTCACAGCGCCCCCGTGTCTCGAACGCAGCAGAGAGAACCGTTAAAGAGACGTCTCGGGTCTGCAGGGACCAAATCTGCAGAGGACAGACTTCGAATAACAGCTCTTAAGAAGGCCACAAAGACCAAGGTGAACTCAAAGAAAGTGTCGATCCCAGCCAACCCAGTAAAGATCTCGTACGCACATTCTGGAAACGCTCGGCCAGGTATCTTTGCTGGTGACCTACTTATGGGTGAGATGTCGGACAGCGCTGAGAACACTCATATTGAATCGCAGATAGATGATACCCCGAGAAGGACCTCACTGGATAATCGGTTGTTGATCGAGGAAGCCATCAACGACTCAAAGAAGATAAACTACATGACAAAGACTTCTGTGGTCAGCATTGGCGACCTATTATCCACTGCACCCCGTCTCGAAAGGCGGCTGGGGAAACATAGTAAAGGTCGTGAATCCATGTATGCTGCCATGGCGAACGAAAACGAGGATGCTTCCTCAAGAGACTCCTTTGGTACATTGTCTTCATCTCCTAGGCCGCCTGAAGACATCAGATCACCCTCTACCTCCAGTCTTCCACCTGTCCCGGTGACGAGCAGACATACTACACCAGTAAGAGATGTCCACTCTTCGGAGGGGCGGAAGCCTGGTTCCAAGCAGGCAGTAAACCTCCACTCCGCCAAGATCcctgttataagctaccgaaAAGGGGTAAGCAGAGATTTTGAAATGGATGAGGAGGGGGATAAAGCCAATCGAGAAAGGGAGACGGATCTGGCTGATGTGCGTTATATCAAG AGGCTCCTCAAGTCCGCACTGTCACGGGGAAAGTCTCGGGTGCACTCGGCCGATCATGTCCGTCAG ATTCCACAGGTAAACGATACAACAACTCACCAAACAACGAAATCGGGCGGGAAAAAAGATGAGCAAAAATCAAAG CTTCAAGTTGAATGCGATCGTGATAAAAATCGCTTAGTCTCACAAGTTCTTGGTAAACATAGATCTATGAGG CGAGGTCCACCAGCATTTCGTCCACAAAGCTTCAAGACACCTCTTCAGCGGGCGGTGGAGAATGCTCATAAAAGGATGTATGGTCAGCACTATTATCTTTTCAACAACTCAGGGGCATCG ggTACTGAGAACGGAGAAGACATGCGCAATGGCATGGAAAGTGCAAAGACTCTCCGAGCTCAAAGTGCAAACGGAGAAACAACAAATGCTTACGTCTGGAAGGAGAATATCGAGAGTCAACAGCGACACAGACGCAAGGC GAATACAACCAGTGTACAGATCGGTGAAGTTCATGATATTCGTTGGCGACATTCGACGCACCCCCTGACCGCCTTGTCATCGGTTGTCGAACATTACGTCAACCAATCACTGGGCGCCGA
- the LOC129270837 gene encoding uncharacterized protein LOC129270837 isoform X9: MFAPRTPQNGSRNQPRTSSSKANKNQSKPRCEAWVPLNGWEQSDDAESDVFYLAIDAWAKRNSKIKADAPKGVPSSKLWEPFLCTTDNQCTGILDFEAFVNVSLSLHKDVDVKQEECRQDEKNNFGRDLKNDSSKTTKADAKDDGIGNEVAEVKIQNEQPSKMCQSDKKEHDQSTKEEKCNEDEKMKNHLNKTIGTDTNKDDNSCKEKIVHLDTPDKVTKDFRNVEHKDTQSSENLGLGSHDPRPLEGADGEVVSSEGVPDWNARNGASHSAPVSRTQQREPLKRRLGSAGTKSAEDRLRITALKKATKTKVNSKKVSIPANPVKISYAHSGNARPGIFAGDLLMGEMSDSAENTHIESQIDDTPRRTSLDNRLLIEEAINDSKKINYMTKTSVVSIGDLLSTAPRLERRLGKHSKGRESMYAAMANENEDASSRDSFGTLSSSPRPPEDIRSPSTSSLPPVPVTSRHTTPVRDVHSSEGRKPGSKQAVNLHSAKIPVISYRKGVSRDFEMDEEGDKANRERETDLADVRYIKYTDSIMSAIGESTVDMDKNLNNLQVECDRDKNRLVSQVLGKHRSMRRGPPAFRPQSFKTPLQRAVENAHKRMYGQHYYLFNNSGASGTENGEDMRNGMESAKTLRAQSANGETTNAYVWKENIESQQRHRRKANTTSVQIGEVHDIRWRHSTHPLTALSSVVEHYVNQSLGADYSGTEKARAKTTNGHAGYNVSDFKPNFRRDTLKTERRKTIQR; the protein is encoded by the exons caagCCAAGATGTGAGGCTTGGGTTCCCCTTAACGGATGGGAGCAGAGCGATGATGCAGAGAGTGATGTCTTTTATCTAG CCATAGATGCCTGGGCCAAAAGAAACTCGAAGATTAAAGCAG ATGCCCCAAAAGGGGTTCCTTCCTCCAAGTTATGGGAACCTTTCCTGTGCACAACTGACAATCAGTGCACCGGCATTCTGGATTTTGAAGCTTTCGTGAATGTCAGCCTGAGCTTGCACAAAGACGTTGACGTGAAGCAAGAGGAATGTCGGCAAGATGAAAAGAACAACTTCGGCAGAGACCTTAAAAATGATTCAAGTAAAACGACCAAAGCAGATGCCAAGGATGATGGTATTGGGAATGAGGTTGCCGAAGTTAAGATCCAGAATGAACAACCAAGCAAAATGTGCCAATCGGACAAGAAAGAACATGACCAATCAACCAAAGAGGAGAAATGCAATGAGGACGAGAAAATGAAGAATCATTTGAACAAGACGATCGGTACTGATACTAACAAGGATGACAACTCGTGCAAGGAGAAGATAGTCCACTTGGACACACCCGACAAAGTTACAAAGGATTTTAGAAACGTAGAGCACAAAGATACACAGTCCTCGGAAAACCTTGGTTTGGGCAGCCATGATCCTAGACCTTTGGAGGGTGCGGATGGTGAGGTAGTCAGCAGTGAAGGTGTACCTGACTGGAACGCACGCAATGGTGCATCTCACAGCGCCCCCGTGTCTCGAACGCAGCAGAGAGAACCGTTAAAGAGACGTCTCGGGTCTGCAGGGACCAAATCTGCAGAGGACAGACTTCGAATAACAGCTCTTAAGAAGGCCACAAAGACCAAGGTGAACTCAAAGAAAGTGTCGATCCCAGCCAACCCAGTAAAGATCTCGTACGCACATTCTGGAAACGCTCGGCCAGGTATCTTTGCTGGTGACCTACTTATGGGTGAGATGTCGGACAGCGCTGAGAACACTCATATTGAATCGCAGATAGATGATACCCCGAGAAGGACCTCACTGGATAATCGGTTGTTGATCGAGGAAGCCATCAACGACTCAAAGAAGATAAACTACATGACAAAGACTTCTGTGGTCAGCATTGGCGACCTATTATCCACTGCACCCCGTCTCGAAAGGCGGCTGGGGAAACATAGTAAAGGTCGTGAATCCATGTATGCTGCCATGGCGAACGAAAACGAGGATGCTTCCTCAAGAGACTCCTTTGGTACATTGTCTTCATCTCCTAGGCCGCCTGAAGACATCAGATCACCCTCTACCTCCAGTCTTCCACCTGTCCCGGTGACGAGCAGACATACTACACCAGTAAGAGATGTCCACTCTTCGGAGGGGCGGAAGCCTGGTTCCAAGCAGGCAGTAAACCTCCACTCCGCCAAGATCcctgttataagctaccgaaAAGGGGTAAGCAGAGATTTTGAAATGGATGAGGAGGGGGATAAAGCCAATCGAGAAAGGGAGACGGATCTGGCTGATGTGCGTTATATCAAG TATACCGACAGCATAATGAGTGCAATAGGAGAATCTACCGTGGACATGGACAAAAACTTAAACAAT CTTCAAGTTGAATGCGATCGTGATAAAAATCGCTTAGTCTCACAAGTTCTTGGTAAACATAGATCTATGAGG CGAGGTCCACCAGCATTTCGTCCACAAAGCTTCAAGACACCTCTTCAGCGGGCGGTGGAGAATGCTCATAAAAGGATGTATGGTCAGCACTATTATCTTTTCAACAACTCAGGGGCATCG ggTACTGAGAACGGAGAAGACATGCGCAATGGCATGGAAAGTGCAAAGACTCTCCGAGCTCAAAGTGCAAACGGAGAAACAACAAATGCTTACGTCTGGAAGGAGAATATCGAGAGTCAACAGCGACACAGACGCAAGGC GAATACAACCAGTGTACAGATCGGTGAAGTTCATGATATTCGTTGGCGACATTCGACGCACCCCCTGACCGCCTTGTCATCGGTTGTCGAACATTACGTCAACCAATCACTGGGCGCCGA
- the LOC129270837 gene encoding uncharacterized protein LOC129270837 isoform X5 — protein sequence MFAPRTPQNGSRNQPRTSSSKANKNQSKPRCEAWVPLNGWEQSDDAESDVFYLAIDAWAKRNSKIKADAPKGVPSSKLWEPFLCTTDNQCTGILDFEAFVNVSLSLHKDVDVKQEECRQDEKNNFGRDLKNDSSKTTKADAKDDGIGNEVAEVKIQNEQPSKMCQSDKKEHDQSTKEEKCNEDEKMKNHLNKTIGTDTNKDDNSCKEKIVHLDTPDKVTKDFRNVEHKDTQSSENLGLGSHDPRPLEGADGEVVSSEGVPDWNARNGASHSAPVSRTQQREPLKRRLGSAGTKSAEDRLRITALKKATKTKVNSKKVSIPANPVKISYAHSGNARPGIFAGDLLMGEMSDSAENTHIESQIDDTPRRTSLDNRLLIEEAINDSKKINYMTKTSVVSIGDLLSTAPRLERRLGKHSKGRESMYAAMANENEDASSRDSFGTLSSSPRPPEDIRSPSTSSLPPVPVTSRHTTPVRDVHSSEGRKPGSKQAVNLHSAKIPVISYRKGVSRDFEMDEEGDKANRERETDLADVRYIKYTDSIMSAIGESTVDMDKNLNNRLLKSALSRGKSRVHSADHVRQLQVECDRDKNRLVSQVLGKHRSMRRGPPAFRPQSFKTPLQRAVENAHKRMYGQHYYLFNNSGASGTENGEDMRNGMESAKTLRAQSANGETTNAYVWKENIESQQRHRRKANTTSVQIGEVHDIRWRHSTHPLTALSSVVEHYVNQSLGADYSGTEKARAKTTNGHAGYNVSDFKPNFRRDTLKTERRKTIQR from the exons caagCCAAGATGTGAGGCTTGGGTTCCCCTTAACGGATGGGAGCAGAGCGATGATGCAGAGAGTGATGTCTTTTATCTAG CCATAGATGCCTGGGCCAAAAGAAACTCGAAGATTAAAGCAG ATGCCCCAAAAGGGGTTCCTTCCTCCAAGTTATGGGAACCTTTCCTGTGCACAACTGACAATCAGTGCACCGGCATTCTGGATTTTGAAGCTTTCGTGAATGTCAGCCTGAGCTTGCACAAAGACGTTGACGTGAAGCAAGAGGAATGTCGGCAAGATGAAAAGAACAACTTCGGCAGAGACCTTAAAAATGATTCAAGTAAAACGACCAAAGCAGATGCCAAGGATGATGGTATTGGGAATGAGGTTGCCGAAGTTAAGATCCAGAATGAACAACCAAGCAAAATGTGCCAATCGGACAAGAAAGAACATGACCAATCAACCAAAGAGGAGAAATGCAATGAGGACGAGAAAATGAAGAATCATTTGAACAAGACGATCGGTACTGATACTAACAAGGATGACAACTCGTGCAAGGAGAAGATAGTCCACTTGGACACACCCGACAAAGTTACAAAGGATTTTAGAAACGTAGAGCACAAAGATACACAGTCCTCGGAAAACCTTGGTTTGGGCAGCCATGATCCTAGACCTTTGGAGGGTGCGGATGGTGAGGTAGTCAGCAGTGAAGGTGTACCTGACTGGAACGCACGCAATGGTGCATCTCACAGCGCCCCCGTGTCTCGAACGCAGCAGAGAGAACCGTTAAAGAGACGTCTCGGGTCTGCAGGGACCAAATCTGCAGAGGACAGACTTCGAATAACAGCTCTTAAGAAGGCCACAAAGACCAAGGTGAACTCAAAGAAAGTGTCGATCCCAGCCAACCCAGTAAAGATCTCGTACGCACATTCTGGAAACGCTCGGCCAGGTATCTTTGCTGGTGACCTACTTATGGGTGAGATGTCGGACAGCGCTGAGAACACTCATATTGAATCGCAGATAGATGATACCCCGAGAAGGACCTCACTGGATAATCGGTTGTTGATCGAGGAAGCCATCAACGACTCAAAGAAGATAAACTACATGACAAAGACTTCTGTGGTCAGCATTGGCGACCTATTATCCACTGCACCCCGTCTCGAAAGGCGGCTGGGGAAACATAGTAAAGGTCGTGAATCCATGTATGCTGCCATGGCGAACGAAAACGAGGATGCTTCCTCAAGAGACTCCTTTGGTACATTGTCTTCATCTCCTAGGCCGCCTGAAGACATCAGATCACCCTCTACCTCCAGTCTTCCACCTGTCCCGGTGACGAGCAGACATACTACACCAGTAAGAGATGTCCACTCTTCGGAGGGGCGGAAGCCTGGTTCCAAGCAGGCAGTAAACCTCCACTCCGCCAAGATCcctgttataagctaccgaaAAGGGGTAAGCAGAGATTTTGAAATGGATGAGGAGGGGGATAAAGCCAATCGAGAAAGGGAGACGGATCTGGCTGATGTGCGTTATATCAAG TATACCGACAGCATAATGAGTGCAATAGGAGAATCTACCGTGGACATGGACAAAAACTTAAACAAT AGGCTCCTCAAGTCCGCACTGTCACGGGGAAAGTCTCGGGTGCACTCGGCCGATCATGTCCGTCAG CTTCAAGTTGAATGCGATCGTGATAAAAATCGCTTAGTCTCACAAGTTCTTGGTAAACATAGATCTATGAGG CGAGGTCCACCAGCATTTCGTCCACAAAGCTTCAAGACACCTCTTCAGCGGGCGGTGGAGAATGCTCATAAAAGGATGTATGGTCAGCACTATTATCTTTTCAACAACTCAGGGGCATCG ggTACTGAGAACGGAGAAGACATGCGCAATGGCATGGAAAGTGCAAAGACTCTCCGAGCTCAAAGTGCAAACGGAGAAACAACAAATGCTTACGTCTGGAAGGAGAATATCGAGAGTCAACAGCGACACAGACGCAAGGC GAATACAACCAGTGTACAGATCGGTGAAGTTCATGATATTCGTTGGCGACATTCGACGCACCCCCTGACCGCCTTGTCATCGGTTGTCGAACATTACGTCAACCAATCACTGGGCGCCGA
- the LOC129270837 gene encoding uncharacterized protein LOC129270837 isoform X10 encodes MFAPRTPQNGSRNQPRTSSSKANKNQSKPRCEAWVPLNGWEQSDDAESDVFYLAIDAWAKRNSKIKADAPKGVPSSKLWEPFLCTTDNQCTGILDFEAFVNVSLSLHKDVDVKQEECRQDEKNNFGRDLKNDSSKTTKADAKDDGIGNEVAEVKIQNEQPSKMCQSDKKEHDQSTKEEKCNEDEKMKNHLNKTIGTDTNKDDNSCKEKIVHLDTPDKVTKDFRNVEHKDTQSSENLGLGSHDPRPLEGADGEVVSSEGVPDWNARNGASHSAPVSRTQQREPLKRRLGSAGTKSAEDRLRITALKKATKTKVNSKKVSIPANPVKISYAHSGNARPGIFAGDLLMGEMSDSAENTHIESQIDDTPRRTSLDNRLLIEEAINDSKKINYMTKTSVVSIGDLLSTAPRLERRLGKHSKGRESMYAAMANENEDASSRDSFGTLSSSPRPPEDIRSPSTSSLPPVPVTSRHTTPVRDVHSSEGRKPGSKQAVNLHSAKIPVISYRKGVSRDFEMDEEGDKANRERETDLADVRYIKRLLKSALSRGKSRVHSADHVRQLQVECDRDKNRLVSQVLGKHRSMRRGPPAFRPQSFKTPLQRAVENAHKRMYGQHYYLFNNSGASGTENGEDMRNGMESAKTLRAQSANGETTNAYVWKENIESQQRHRRKANTTSVQIGEVHDIRWRHSTHPLTALSSVVEHYVNQSLGADYSGTEKARAKTTNGHAGYNVSDFKPNFRRDTLKTERRKTIQR; translated from the exons caagCCAAGATGTGAGGCTTGGGTTCCCCTTAACGGATGGGAGCAGAGCGATGATGCAGAGAGTGATGTCTTTTATCTAG CCATAGATGCCTGGGCCAAAAGAAACTCGAAGATTAAAGCAG ATGCCCCAAAAGGGGTTCCTTCCTCCAAGTTATGGGAACCTTTCCTGTGCACAACTGACAATCAGTGCACCGGCATTCTGGATTTTGAAGCTTTCGTGAATGTCAGCCTGAGCTTGCACAAAGACGTTGACGTGAAGCAAGAGGAATGTCGGCAAGATGAAAAGAACAACTTCGGCAGAGACCTTAAAAATGATTCAAGTAAAACGACCAAAGCAGATGCCAAGGATGATGGTATTGGGAATGAGGTTGCCGAAGTTAAGATCCAGAATGAACAACCAAGCAAAATGTGCCAATCGGACAAGAAAGAACATGACCAATCAACCAAAGAGGAGAAATGCAATGAGGACGAGAAAATGAAGAATCATTTGAACAAGACGATCGGTACTGATACTAACAAGGATGACAACTCGTGCAAGGAGAAGATAGTCCACTTGGACACACCCGACAAAGTTACAAAGGATTTTAGAAACGTAGAGCACAAAGATACACAGTCCTCGGAAAACCTTGGTTTGGGCAGCCATGATCCTAGACCTTTGGAGGGTGCGGATGGTGAGGTAGTCAGCAGTGAAGGTGTACCTGACTGGAACGCACGCAATGGTGCATCTCACAGCGCCCCCGTGTCTCGAACGCAGCAGAGAGAACCGTTAAAGAGACGTCTCGGGTCTGCAGGGACCAAATCTGCAGAGGACAGACTTCGAATAACAGCTCTTAAGAAGGCCACAAAGACCAAGGTGAACTCAAAGAAAGTGTCGATCCCAGCCAACCCAGTAAAGATCTCGTACGCACATTCTGGAAACGCTCGGCCAGGTATCTTTGCTGGTGACCTACTTATGGGTGAGATGTCGGACAGCGCTGAGAACACTCATATTGAATCGCAGATAGATGATACCCCGAGAAGGACCTCACTGGATAATCGGTTGTTGATCGAGGAAGCCATCAACGACTCAAAGAAGATAAACTACATGACAAAGACTTCTGTGGTCAGCATTGGCGACCTATTATCCACTGCACCCCGTCTCGAAAGGCGGCTGGGGAAACATAGTAAAGGTCGTGAATCCATGTATGCTGCCATGGCGAACGAAAACGAGGATGCTTCCTCAAGAGACTCCTTTGGTACATTGTCTTCATCTCCTAGGCCGCCTGAAGACATCAGATCACCCTCTACCTCCAGTCTTCCACCTGTCCCGGTGACGAGCAGACATACTACACCAGTAAGAGATGTCCACTCTTCGGAGGGGCGGAAGCCTGGTTCCAAGCAGGCAGTAAACCTCCACTCCGCCAAGATCcctgttataagctaccgaaAAGGGGTAAGCAGAGATTTTGAAATGGATGAGGAGGGGGATAAAGCCAATCGAGAAAGGGAGACGGATCTGGCTGATGTGCGTTATATCAAG AGGCTCCTCAAGTCCGCACTGTCACGGGGAAAGTCTCGGGTGCACTCGGCCGATCATGTCCGTCAG CTTCAAGTTGAATGCGATCGTGATAAAAATCGCTTAGTCTCACAAGTTCTTGGTAAACATAGATCTATGAGG CGAGGTCCACCAGCATTTCGTCCACAAAGCTTCAAGACACCTCTTCAGCGGGCGGTGGAGAATGCTCATAAAAGGATGTATGGTCAGCACTATTATCTTTTCAACAACTCAGGGGCATCG ggTACTGAGAACGGAGAAGACATGCGCAATGGCATGGAAAGTGCAAAGACTCTCCGAGCTCAAAGTGCAAACGGAGAAACAACAAATGCTTACGTCTGGAAGGAGAATATCGAGAGTCAACAGCGACACAGACGCAAGGC GAATACAACCAGTGTACAGATCGGTGAAGTTCATGATATTCGTTGGCGACATTCGACGCACCCCCTGACCGCCTTGTCATCGGTTGTCGAACATTACGTCAACCAATCACTGGGCGCCGA
- the LOC129270837 gene encoding uncharacterized protein LOC129270837 isoform X21, translating into MFAPRTPQNGSRNQPRTSSSKANKNQSKPRCEAWVPLNGWEQSDDAESDVFYLAIDAWAKRNSKIKADAPKGVPSSKLWEPFLCTTDNQCTGILDFEAFVNVSLSLHKDVDVKQEECRQDEKNNFGRDLKNDSSKTTKADAKDDGIGNEVAEVKIQNEQPSKMCQSDKKEHDQSTKEEKCNEDEKMKNHLNKTIGTDTNKDDNSCKEKIVHLDTPDKVTKDFRNVEHKDTQSSENLGLGSHDPRPLEGADGEVVSSEGVPDWNARNGASHSAPVSRTQQREPLKRRLGSAGTKSAEDRLRITALKKATKTKVNSKKVSIPANPVKISYAHSGNARPGIFAGDLLMGEMSDSAENTHIESQIDDTPRRTSLDNRLLIEEAINDSKKINYMTKTSVVSIGDLLSTAPRLERRLGKHSKGRESMYAAMANENEDASSRDSFGTLSSSPRPPEDIRSPSTSSLPPVPVTSRHTTPVRDVHSSEGRKPGSKQAVNLHSAKIPVISYRKGVSRDFEMDEEGDKANRERETDLADVRYIKRGPPAFRPQSFKTPLQRAVENAHKRMYGQHYYLFNNSGASGTENGEDMRNGMESAKTLRAQSANGETTNAYVWKENIESQQRHRRKANTTSVQIGEVHDIRWRHSTHPLTALSSVVEHYVNQSLGADYSGTEKARAKTTNGHAGYNVSDFKPNFRRDTLKTERRKTIQR; encoded by the exons caagCCAAGATGTGAGGCTTGGGTTCCCCTTAACGGATGGGAGCAGAGCGATGATGCAGAGAGTGATGTCTTTTATCTAG CCATAGATGCCTGGGCCAAAAGAAACTCGAAGATTAAAGCAG ATGCCCCAAAAGGGGTTCCTTCCTCCAAGTTATGGGAACCTTTCCTGTGCACAACTGACAATCAGTGCACCGGCATTCTGGATTTTGAAGCTTTCGTGAATGTCAGCCTGAGCTTGCACAAAGACGTTGACGTGAAGCAAGAGGAATGTCGGCAAGATGAAAAGAACAACTTCGGCAGAGACCTTAAAAATGATTCAAGTAAAACGACCAAAGCAGATGCCAAGGATGATGGTATTGGGAATGAGGTTGCCGAAGTTAAGATCCAGAATGAACAACCAAGCAAAATGTGCCAATCGGACAAGAAAGAACATGACCAATCAACCAAAGAGGAGAAATGCAATGAGGACGAGAAAATGAAGAATCATTTGAACAAGACGATCGGTACTGATACTAACAAGGATGACAACTCGTGCAAGGAGAAGATAGTCCACTTGGACACACCCGACAAAGTTACAAAGGATTTTAGAAACGTAGAGCACAAAGATACACAGTCCTCGGAAAACCTTGGTTTGGGCAGCCATGATCCTAGACCTTTGGAGGGTGCGGATGGTGAGGTAGTCAGCAGTGAAGGTGTACCTGACTGGAACGCACGCAATGGTGCATCTCACAGCGCCCCCGTGTCTCGAACGCAGCAGAGAGAACCGTTAAAGAGACGTCTCGGGTCTGCAGGGACCAAATCTGCAGAGGACAGACTTCGAATAACAGCTCTTAAGAAGGCCACAAAGACCAAGGTGAACTCAAAGAAAGTGTCGATCCCAGCCAACCCAGTAAAGATCTCGTACGCACATTCTGGAAACGCTCGGCCAGGTATCTTTGCTGGTGACCTACTTATGGGTGAGATGTCGGACAGCGCTGAGAACACTCATATTGAATCGCAGATAGATGATACCCCGAGAAGGACCTCACTGGATAATCGGTTGTTGATCGAGGAAGCCATCAACGACTCAAAGAAGATAAACTACATGACAAAGACTTCTGTGGTCAGCATTGGCGACCTATTATCCACTGCACCCCGTCTCGAAAGGCGGCTGGGGAAACATAGTAAAGGTCGTGAATCCATGTATGCTGCCATGGCGAACGAAAACGAGGATGCTTCCTCAAGAGACTCCTTTGGTACATTGTCTTCATCTCCTAGGCCGCCTGAAGACATCAGATCACCCTCTACCTCCAGTCTTCCACCTGTCCCGGTGACGAGCAGACATACTACACCAGTAAGAGATGTCCACTCTTCGGAGGGGCGGAAGCCTGGTTCCAAGCAGGCAGTAAACCTCCACTCCGCCAAGATCcctgttataagctaccgaaAAGGGGTAAGCAGAGATTTTGAAATGGATGAGGAGGGGGATAAAGCCAATCGAGAAAGGGAGACGGATCTGGCTGATGTGCGTTATATCAAG CGAGGTCCACCAGCATTTCGTCCACAAAGCTTCAAGACACCTCTTCAGCGGGCGGTGGAGAATGCTCATAAAAGGATGTATGGTCAGCACTATTATCTTTTCAACAACTCAGGGGCATCG ggTACTGAGAACGGAGAAGACATGCGCAATGGCATGGAAAGTGCAAAGACTCTCCGAGCTCAAAGTGCAAACGGAGAAACAACAAATGCTTACGTCTGGAAGGAGAATATCGAGAGTCAACAGCGACACAGACGCAAGGC GAATACAACCAGTGTACAGATCGGTGAAGTTCATGATATTCGTTGGCGACATTCGACGCACCCCCTGACCGCCTTGTCATCGGTTGTCGAACATTACGTCAACCAATCACTGGGCGCCGA